Proteins encoded within one genomic window of Besnoitia besnoiti strain Bb-Ger1 chromosome II, whole genome shotgun sequence:
- a CDS encoding hypothetical protein (encoded by transcript BESB_037930) yields MCPPSVTKPVSSFCESAVVASGEVAMLSSASEVPLAGKSLAVSSPSALPRIAVQNGSFGQHDELDAEARPLPPSPPPSLMSSLSPEMASSLRTSRASPGSAQDSEMRVELEDNSKSGGSCAGPTPEAEFHGAISCESHSPSTPVPTTGGEEEGESEGTCSDLDDAEGDSFSTCCVPADRDMALHHAMRLAAVQGAEGLVAAKGHRQWAFYEADAQWVVRASGGASHPQSVSGDRDSCGEEDAESMDSSSGRCFASSLRMNDAAEAPRHQLRAKATRRASHASHQGLLILEREEHEPYCCQDPTDDAEDSPQGCALCRGESDCIGESCCGFVRPRPEGDDAAERESSLDESATRPVCLQSEEDEDEGEIPPSEPGTPRGCPLCRADVDFGGGLGDNCCGWRAKGLSMELHAEEDTTMNKLWTSLEHLRSQESCMSRQSDAYQDEEEGTALASTTSYESPRCFPSMPSEEFFSHQETVFIFDWDDTLLPSSWISQRGLTLESPESEVSLWRMKLAQTAMWAEQTLFTARTLGQVIIVTNAESGWIDLSCSKFLPGLREMLSCFPIVSARSMYESAWCNTPFMWKEAAFMHELQRHFRMESKRWNVISVGDSTHEREALLAVCGRLRKMYHVTTKSLKLLEAPAVEELHSQHELMSKCLAAVARHKGNLDLCVTNAAEPEIDPAAIKLPPALQGRAVGVHRIRHHPLSQELLGRA; encoded by the exons ATGTGTCCTCCGTCCGTAACCAAGCCCGTGTCGTCTTTCTGCGAATCGGCGGTAGTGGCTTCTGGCGAAGTCGCGATgctgtcgtcggcgtctgaAGTCCCTCTCGCCGGCAAAAGCCTCGCGGTGAGTTCACCGTCCGCTCTGCCGAGGATAGCTGTGCAGAACGGCTCCTTCGGTCAGCACGACGAGTTGGATGCGGAGGccaggccgctgccgccgtctccgcccccgAGTCTGATGTCTTCTTTGTCGCCAGAGatggcgtcttcgctgcgcacgtcgcgcgcgtcgccaggcAGCGCGCAAGACTCAGAAATGCGTGTGGAGTTAGAGGACAATAGCAAGAGTGGCGGGAGCTGTGCAGGGCCGACACCCGAGGCCGAGTTTCATGGTGCGATCTCGTGTGAGTCGCACTCGCCGTCCACGCCGGTGCCAACTAcgggaggagaggaagaaggagagagcgaaggaacATGCTCGGATTTGGatgacgcggagggcgacagcTTTAGCACATGCTGTGTGCCTGCAGACCGAGACATGGCTCTGCACCACGCGATGCGCCTGGCGGCTGTCcaaggcgcggaaggcctcgtcgcggcgaagGGGCATCGCCAGTGGGCTTTTTACGAGGCGGACGCACAGTGGGTAGTGCGCGCGTCAGGCGGCGCCAGTCACCCCCAGAGTGTGTCTGGCGACAGGGACTCGTGtggggaggaggacgccgagagcatggacagcagcagcggccggtGTTTCGCCTCGAGTTTGAGGATGAACgatgctgcagaggcgccgcgccaccAGCTTAGGGCAAAGGCGACCAGACGCGCGAGTCACGCATCTCATCAGGGTCTGTTGATTCTTGAGCGTGAAGAGCATGAGCCCTACTGCTGCCAGGACCCCAcagacgacgccgaagacAGTCCGCAGGGCTGCGCGCTGTGCAGAGGCGAGTCGGACTGCATCGGcgagagctgctgcggcttcgtgcggccgcgccccgaAGGCGatgacgcggcggagagggagagctCTCTTGACGAGTCTGCCACGCGCCCGGTCTGTCTTCAgtccgaggaggacgaggacgaaggagaaaTCCCGCCCTCTGAACCgggcacgccgcgcggctgcccccTGTGTCGCGCAGACGTTGACTTTGGCGGCGGTCTAGGGGACAACTGCTGCGGTTGGCGAGCCAAAGGTCTCTCGATggagctgcatgcagaggaggacACGACGATGAACAAGCTGTGGACTTCGCTGGAGCACCTGCGCAGTCAGGAGAGCTGCATGTCGCGCCAGTCTGACGCGTAtcaagacgaagaagagggcacCGCGCTGGCGTCCACGACGTCGTACGAATCACCGCGGTGCTTCCCCAGCATGCCGTCTGAAGAGTTCTTTTCGCATCAAGAAACCGTGTTTATCTTTGACTGGGATGACACGCTCTTGCCCAGCTCGTGGATCAGCCAGAGGGGGCTCACACTCGAGAGCCCCGAGTCGGAAGTCAGCCTCTGGCGCATGAAGCTCGCGCAAACCGCCATGTGGGCTGAGCAGACGCTCTTCACCGCGCGAACGCTGGGACAAGTCATCATCGTCACCAACGCAGAAAGCGGATGGATTGACCTCTCATGCAGCAAATTCCTGCCTGGCCTTCGAGAAATGCTCAGTTGCTTCCCCATCGTCTCCGCCAGGAGCATGTACGAAAGCGCCTGGTGCAACACGCCCTTCATGTGGAAG GAAGCCGCCTTCATGCACGAGTTGCAGCGTCATTTCCGCATGGAGAGCAAACGCTGGAACGTCATCTCGGTGGGAGACAGCACTCATGAGCGCGaagcgcttctcgccgtctgcgg gcgtctccgcaAGATGTACCACGTTACGACAAAGTCGTTGAAGCTCCTCGAGGCTCCAGCGGTGGAGGAACTGCACAGC CAACATGAGTTGATGTCCAAATgtctcgctgccgtcgcgcgccaCAAGGGGAACTTAGATTTGTGCGTCACGAACGCCGCCGAACCTGAGATTGATCCTGCAGCAATCAAGCTTCCGCCGGCACTTCAGGGACGCGCTGTTGGCGTTCATCGCATTCGCCATCATCCATTGTCGCAGGAGCTCCTGGGGCGTGCCTGA